A single genomic interval of Homo sapiens chromosome 7, GRCh38.p14 Primary Assembly harbors:
- the PON2 gene encoding serum paraoxonase/arylesterase 2 isoform X1 — translation MVWLFLVCFAPDKPGGILMMDLKEEKPRARELRISRGFDLASFNPHGISTFIDNDDTVYLFVVNHPEFKNTVEIFKFEEAENSLLHLKTVKHELLPSVNDITAVGPAHFYATNDHYFSDPFLKYLETYLNLHWANVVYYSPNEVKVVAEGFDSANGINISPDDKYIYVADILAHEIHVLEKHTNMNLTQLKVLELDTLVDNLSIDPSSGDIWVGCHPNGQKLFVYDPNNPPSSEVLRIQNILSEKPTVTTVYANNGSVLQGSSVASVYDGKLLIGTLYHRALYCEL, via the exons ATGGTCTGGCTTTTTTTAGTGTG CTTTGCACCAGATAAGCCTGGAGGAATACTAATGATGgatctaaaagaagaaaaaccaaggGCACGGGAATTAAGAATCAGTCGTGGGTTTGATTTGGCCTCATTCAATCCACATGGCATCAGCACTTTCATAGACAACG ATGACACAGTTTATCTCTTTGTTGTAAACCACCCAGAATTCAAGAATACagtggaaatttttaaatttgaagaagCAGAAAATTCTCTGTTGCATCTGAAAACAGTCAAACATGAGCTTCTTCCAAG tgtgaATGACATCACAGCTGTTGGACCGGCACATTTCTATGCCACAAATGACCACTACTTCTCTGATCCTTTCTTAAAGTATTTAGAAACATACTTGAACTTACACTGGGCAAATGTTGTTTACTACAGTCCAAATGAAGTTAAAGTGGTAGCAGAAGGATTTGATTCAGCAAATGGGATCAATATTTCACCTGATGATAA GTATATCTATGTTGCTGACATATTGGCTCATGAAATTCATGTTTTGGAAAAACACACTAATATGAATTTAACTCAGTTgaag GTACTTGAGCTGGATACACTGGTGGATAATTTATCTATTGATCCTTCCTCGGGGGACATCTGGGTAGGCTGTCATCCTAATGGCCAGAAGCTCTTCGTGTATGACCCGAACAATCCTCCCTCGTCagag GTTCTCCGCATCCAGAACATTCTATCTGAGAAGCCTACAGTGACTACAGTTTATGCCAACAATGGGTCTGTTCTCCAAGGAAGTTCTGTAGCCTCAGTGTATGATGGGAAGCTGCTCATAGGCACTTTATACCACAGAGCCTTGTATTGTGAACTCTAA
- the PON2 gene encoding serum paraoxonase/arylesterase 2 isoform X2: MRAAEHFAPDKPGGILMMDLKEEKPRARELRISRGFDLASFNPHGISTFIDNDDTVYLFVVNHPEFKNTVEIFKFEEAENSLLHLKTVKHELLPSVNDITAVGPAHFYATNDHYFSDPFLKYLETYLNLHWANVVYYSPNEVKVVAEGFDSANGINISPDDKYIYVADILAHEIHVLEKHTNMNLTQLKVLELDTLVDNLSIDPSSGDIWVGCHPNGQKLFVYDPNNPPSSEVLRIQNILSEKPTVTTVYANNGSVLQGSSVASVYDGKLLIGTLYHRALYCEL, translated from the exons ATGAGGGCTGCAGAACA CTTTGCACCAGATAAGCCTGGAGGAATACTAATGATGgatctaaaagaagaaaaaccaaggGCACGGGAATTAAGAATCAGTCGTGGGTTTGATTTGGCCTCATTCAATCCACATGGCATCAGCACTTTCATAGACAACG ATGACACAGTTTATCTCTTTGTTGTAAACCACCCAGAATTCAAGAATACagtggaaatttttaaatttgaagaagCAGAAAATTCTCTGTTGCATCTGAAAACAGTCAAACATGAGCTTCTTCCAAG tgtgaATGACATCACAGCTGTTGGACCGGCACATTTCTATGCCACAAATGACCACTACTTCTCTGATCCTTTCTTAAAGTATTTAGAAACATACTTGAACTTACACTGGGCAAATGTTGTTTACTACAGTCCAAATGAAGTTAAAGTGGTAGCAGAAGGATTTGATTCAGCAAATGGGATCAATATTTCACCTGATGATAA GTATATCTATGTTGCTGACATATTGGCTCATGAAATTCATGTTTTGGAAAAACACACTAATATGAATTTAACTCAGTTgaag GTACTTGAGCTGGATACACTGGTGGATAATTTATCTATTGATCCTTCCTCGGGGGACATCTGGGTAGGCTGTCATCCTAATGGCCAGAAGCTCTTCGTGTATGACCCGAACAATCCTCCCTCGTCagag GTTCTCCGCATCCAGAACATTCTATCTGAGAAGCCTACAGTGACTACAGTTTATGCCAACAATGGGTCTGTTCTCCAAGGAAGTTCTGTAGCCTCAGTGTATGATGGGAAGCTGCTCATAGGCACTTTATACCACAGAGCCTTGTATTGTGAACTCTAA